A window of the Helianthus annuus cultivar XRQ/B chromosome 4, HanXRQr2.0-SUNRISE, whole genome shotgun sequence genome harbors these coding sequences:
- the LOC110935964 gene encoding uncharacterized GPI-anchored protein At5g19250 — MAYVQKYVILTLLLLSIFCINQTVKCDDDNDDDDHLDEEEILLAGINSYRATLNLTTLIENERAECLADEIADQFKYQPCTNTTGSNTVPGTEPEIFNYPNLLHKCHLNVNTTRDGVILPSCVPNLDSTLVLSNYIMSRYSNYLNDTKYTGVGIGSEDNWIVVVLTTNTPEGRFW; from the exons ATGGCGTACGTTCAGAAATACGTGATTCTCACGCTTCTGCTCCTTTCAATCTTCTGCATCAACCAAACAGTCAAGTGCGATGACGATAACGATGACGATG ATCATTTAGATGAAGAAGAAATCCTTCTCGCTGGAATCAATAGCTACAGAGCAACCCTAAACTTAACCACTCTAATTGAAAATGAGCGAGCTGAATGCCTAGCTGATGAAATCGCAGACCAATTTAAATACCAACCATGCACAAACACAACTGGCTCCAACACCGTACCTGGAACCGAACCAGAAATTTTCAATTATCCAAACCTTTTACACAAATGTCATTTGAATGTCAACACTACCAGAGATGGTGTTATCCTTCCTTCTTGTGTTCCTAATCTTGACTCCACCCTAGTACTTTCCAACTACATCATGTCCCGGTATTCAAATTACTTAAATGACACCAAGTATACCGGAGTCGGGATTGGTTCTGAAGACAATTGGATTGTCGTTGTGTTGACTACAAACACCCCGGAAGGCAGGTTTTGGTAG